The Persephonella atlantica genome includes a window with the following:
- a CDS encoding tetratricopeptide repeat protein, whose amino-acid sequence MKRYIYLIFLIFILKAFSQEVKVPEITFPIEIIAEKKETKPVLSPPETIKLKEKLKIKLFVEEVKPIPPYGVKPPVISLNKPSTFLGLPEENALMSDAIEDFQMGRLFSAKEKLEKLIEKYPEAKFINDAYYLLGIVYYNLKEYKNALRLFSKGCQTGTIPKSKDYSCMSAAILSMRFYKIEDAEQFLKNIDLTDDNSLFWHSVLFLQMGKPEEADNLIKGISCENLDINFVEYCRYIRGYILFAMHSFEESLKILKNIDSSIYYRHLLLLKGFSYLNMNKLPEASAYFKKFLEGYGSVEKISDYAIYGLGIIDIKRGKLREAVERAGVLEVRNPELAQNLYIKIAEELADRKDFINAFVILQKSVKTGNRYIDYLRKKIAITAYNTGNYQYAFLMFKDINQPRFLLYAGYSLLKLNKSVEAKEYFEKAYITADETEIKEKSLKHLADIYFQLRQFRDYLNTVKRLKRYDPEYTSDLLGWYFFVKKEYRKAYLSFKDPYMKAVSAFNGNLLKEAYQITKDKKDRKSRFLLAYIYMKKEQLDKAREILKELSTGNDQIAQEAGYLYAYSYFSQQEYEKAAEAFRQYAQRYPDTKLGKQAVLRMADSYYNMGDTEKARQIYRQFIQRYSNSPEAIDAAYQLTILEMKSSEGDVAKQINSFLQKYPNYPFVNLLKLQLADYYLEKKEYKKAEDIYTEIANSDAKESDYAFYKLGYLYYTKGDTPRAVSILKDYLKKFPKGKYAINSKTLLVKIYQETGDYDSAIKILKQLPDNDENRFKLAVLYYKKGELLKAKEYFEDIYTRFPKYRNDIAYYLGKIEIEMEHTDMAQKFLQEAIGGTDYFHTAESYFLLGVIAEKRGDKEEALNNYINVVYLYPEAKEFVIKARLKAAEIMKEEGQKKEAACMVKPLKNINLEGKLDEMLKQILQNLPECR is encoded by the coding sequence ATGAAAAGATACATATATCTGATATTTCTTATCTTTATCCTGAAAGCCTTTTCTCAGGAAGTTAAAGTACCAGAAATAACCTTTCCCATCGAGATAATCGCAGAAAAAAAAGAAACAAAACCTGTTCTCTCACCTCCTGAAACTATAAAGCTGAAAGAAAAACTCAAGATAAAGCTGTTTGTTGAAGAGGTCAAACCTATTCCCCCTTATGGAGTTAAACCACCTGTAATAAGCCTGAATAAACCTTCCACATTTTTAGGTCTACCAGAAGAAAATGCTCTAATGTCAGATGCAATAGAAGACTTCCAGATGGGAAGGCTATTTTCCGCAAAAGAAAAGCTGGAAAAATTGATAGAGAAGTACCCAGAAGCAAAATTTATCAATGATGCGTACTACCTTTTGGGAATTGTTTACTACAACCTCAAGGAGTACAAAAATGCTCTGAGACTTTTTTCAAAAGGATGTCAGACCGGTACAATACCAAAATCAAAAGATTACTCCTGCATGTCAGCAGCAATTCTCAGTATGAGATTTTACAAAATAGAAGATGCTGAGCAGTTTCTAAAAAATATAGACCTTACAGATGATAACTCCCTTTTCTGGCACAGTGTTTTATTTCTTCAGATGGGAAAACCTGAAGAGGCTGACAATCTGATAAAAGGGATAAGCTGTGAAAACTTGGATATAAACTTCGTTGAATACTGCAGATACATCAGGGGATATATTCTTTTTGCAATGCACAGTTTTGAAGAGTCTCTGAAAATTCTGAAAAATATAGACAGTTCCATATATTACAGACATCTTTTACTTTTGAAAGGTTTTTCTTATCTCAATATGAACAAACTCCCTGAAGCATCAGCGTACTTTAAAAAATTCCTTGAGGGATACGGCTCCGTTGAGAAGATATCAGACTATGCCATATATGGGCTTGGCATCATTGACATAAAAAGAGGAAAACTGAGAGAAGCTGTTGAAAGGGCTGGAGTTTTAGAAGTAAGAAATCCTGAACTTGCCCAGAATCTGTATATAAAAATAGCTGAAGAACTTGCAGATAGAAAAGATTTTATAAACGCATTTGTAATTCTCCAGAAATCTGTAAAAACAGGAAACAGATATATTGACTACCTGAGAAAAAAGATTGCAATCACAGCATACAACACAGGAAACTACCAGTATGCATTTTTGATGTTTAAGGATATAAATCAGCCCAGGTTTTTACTTTATGCAGGATACTCTCTCCTCAAACTCAACAAATCTGTTGAGGCAAAGGAGTATTTTGAGAAGGCATACATTACTGCAGACGAAACTGAAATAAAAGAAAAATCCCTTAAACATCTTGCTGACATATACTTTCAGCTCAGACAGTTCAGAGACTATCTGAATACAGTTAAAAGGCTGAAAAGATATGACCCAGAATATACATCAGATCTCCTCGGCTGGTATTTCTTTGTAAAAAAAGAGTACAGAAAAGCATATCTTTCCTTTAAAGATCCTTACATGAAAGCGGTGTCAGCATTTAACGGAAATCTACTGAAAGAAGCATACCAGATTACAAAAGATAAAAAAGACAGAAAAAGCAGATTTTTGCTGGCATATATATACATGAAAAAAGAACAGTTAGATAAGGCCAGAGAAATACTAAAAGAGCTCTCAACAGGAAATGACCAAATTGCCCAAGAAGCAGGATATCTGTATGCCTACTCATACTTCTCACAGCAGGAATACGAAAAAGCAGCAGAGGCTTTCAGACAGTATGCACAGAGATATCCAGATACAAAATTAGGAAAACAGGCAGTTCTAAGAATGGCTGACAGCTACTACAATATGGGAGATACAGAAAAGGCAAGACAGATTTACAGACAGTTTATACAGAGATACTCTAACTCTCCAGAAGCCATAGATGCAGCTTACCAGCTTACTATATTAGAGATGAAAAGCTCGGAAGGAGACGTGGCAAAACAGATAAACAGCTTTTTACAGAAATATCCCAACTACCCATTTGTAAATCTCCTAAAGCTACAACTTGCAGACTACTATCTGGAAAAAAAGGAGTACAAAAAGGCTGAAGATATCTATACAGAGATAGCAAACAGTGATGCCAAAGAGTCAGATTATGCCTTTTACAAATTGGGTTATCTTTACTATACGAAAGGAGACACACCCAGGGCTGTCTCAATTTTGAAAGACTATCTGAAAAAGTTCCCAAAAGGAAAATACGCTATAAACAGCAAAACGTTGCTTGTAAAAATATATCAGGAAACAGGAGATTACGACAGTGCTATAAAAATACTGAAACAGCTTCCTGATAATGATGAAAACAGATTCAAACTGGCAGTCCTATATTACAAAAAAGGAGAACTTTTGAAAGCAAAGGAATATTTTGAGGATATATACACAAGATTTCCCAAATATAGAAACGATATAGCATACTATCTTGGGAAGATAGAGATAGAAATGGAACATACAGATATGGCTCAGAAGTTTCTGCAGGAAGCCATTGGAGGAACAGATTACTTTCACACAGCAGAAAGCTACTTCCTTTTGGGAGTTATAGCAGAGAAAAGAGGAGATAAAGAGGAAGCCCTGAACAATTACATAAACGTTGTTTATCTGTATCCAGAGGCAAAAGAGTTTGTAATCAAGGCAAGACTGAAAGCTGCCGAAATAATGAAAGAAGAAGGTCAGAAAAAAGAGGCTGCCTGTATGGTTAAACCTCTAAAAAATATAAACCTTGAAGGTAAACTTGATGAAATGCTGAAACAGATTTTACAGAACCTTCCAGAATGCAGGTAA
- a CDS encoding MotA/TolQ/ExbB proton channel family protein, whose amino-acid sequence MEYIIQIFQKGGPIMYPLLFLGVLSVAFILERLYSLSFRKTFPVKKIEEISFYIQENRMAEAITIAKNSGSVATNLIAGILEAYIKGRKTEEQLKVAAEEIARAEIPKLEGYVNAIGAIAAIAPLLGFLGTVTGMIQVFEALSVEGLSNPEVLSSGISQALITTAFGLSIAIPSLAAYWYFKSKLSFIVSQLENLAVELVYQLLEKKEEGNQ is encoded by the coding sequence ATGGAATACATAATACAGATTTTTCAGAAAGGGGGTCCCATCATGTACCCCCTGCTGTTTTTAGGCGTGCTTTCTGTTGCATTTATATTAGAGAGACTGTATTCCCTGTCGTTTAGAAAAACTTTCCCTGTCAAAAAGATAGAGGAGATATCCTTTTACATACAGGAAAACAGAATGGCAGAAGCTATCACAATAGCAAAAAACTCAGGCTCTGTGGCTACCAATCTGATAGCAGGAATACTTGAAGCATACATAAAAGGAAGAAAAACAGAAGAACAGTTAAAGGTAGCTGCAGAGGAAATAGCAAGAGCCGAAATACCAAAGTTAGAAGGATACGTCAATGCCATAGGGGCAATAGCAGCCATAGCTCCACTGCTTGGATTCCTTGGAACAGTGACAGGAATGATACAGGTATTTGAAGCACTATCTGTGGAAGGCCTGAGTAATCCTGAGGTTCTGTCTTCAGGTATATCTCAGGCACTGATAACAACAGCATTCGGTCTTTCTATAGCCATACCATCCCTTGCTGCTTACTGGTACTTCAAGTCAAAACTATCATTTATCGTTTCACAGCTTGAAAATCTGGCTGTTGAACTGGTATATCAGCTACTGGAAAAGAAGGAAGAAGGTAATCAGTGA
- a CDS encoding ExbD/TolR family protein → MNFKKYLRSEDRGFVVDMTALVDIAFIIILFLGIVSTLAPISSINVELPKAKAEKTTVEPLKIFVDKDGNYYIGRKKASEKEIGEFIKSKGAKSLVIVADRRVMYGKVVRLMDIAKENGVEEINIATRRGD, encoded by the coding sequence ATGAACTTCAAAAAGTACCTTCGTTCAGAAGACAGAGGGTTTGTGGTTGATATGACAGCCCTTGTTGATATAGCTTTTATTATTATATTATTCCTCGGCATTGTGAGCACACTTGCTCCCATATCATCTATAAATGTGGAACTGCCTAAGGCAAAAGCAGAAAAAACAACAGTTGAACCGCTGAAGATATTTGTTGATAAAGACGGAAACTACTACATAGGTAGGAAAAAAGCTTCAGAAAAGGAGATAGGAGAATTTATAAAATCAAAAGGAGCAAAATCACTCGTTATTGTGGCAGATAGAAGAGTGATGTACGGAAAAGTTGTCAGACTGATGGACATAGCAAAGGAAAACGGTGTTGAAGAGATAAACATAGCAACAAGGAGAGGTGATTAG
- the rimM gene encoding ribosome maturation factor RimM (Essential for efficient processing of 16S rRNA) has product MTVKEEMVIAGKIHGTHGVRGDLKIEVFPPNFKLPPVIYIKDKKGNFLPLEVEAYSKKKGLIRFKGYDDLDKAKKIKHRYFYVEISKLPQLGKDTFYEYQILDADVIYNGKVIGKVVKIDDRLSTAYLIIKCTDEKTRHLPFIKEFVKEVDIENKKVYIQPPEGWFSL; this is encoded by the coding sequence GTGACCGTAAAAGAGGAGATGGTCATTGCAGGTAAAATACATGGAACCCACGGTGTAAGGGGAGACCTGAAGATAGAAGTTTTTCCTCCAAACTTCAAACTTCCTCCTGTGATATACATCAAAGACAAAAAAGGCAACTTCTTGCCCCTTGAAGTTGAAGCATATTCCAAGAAGAAAGGACTGATAAGATTCAAAGGGTATGATGATTTAGATAAAGCAAAAAAGATAAAACACAGATACTTTTATGTGGAGATATCAAAGCTACCTCAACTAGGAAAAGACACATTTTACGAATACCAGATCTTAGATGCAGACGTTATATACAACGGCAAAGTGATAGGAAAAGTAGTAAAGATTGACGACAGGCTTTCAACAGCGTATCTGATAATAAAGTGTACAGACGAAAAAACGAGGCATCTACCATTTATAAAAGAGTTTGTAAAAGAGGTGGACATCGAAAACAAAAAGGTTTACATACAGCCTCCAGAAGGATGGTTTTCCCTTTAA
- a CDS encoding PhoH family protein has translation MDRFEDFMHKVASYFEGGHHLSPQDVRNLAVGYKNETEKSEEKIVGNYETILFTHRKKPIMAKTPSQKIYIETIKKNDITFGVGPAGTGKTYLAMAMAVSYLKQQKVNRIILTRPAVEAGEKLGFLPGTLTEKVDPYLRPLYDALYEMVDPEKIKDMLEKNIIEIAPLAFMRGRTLNDAFIILDEAQNTTKEQMKMFLTRIGFGSKAVITGDITQIDLPKVSQSGLIEALKVLEGVKGIGICRFSEKDVVRHPVVQRIITAYDRYERENEQNSDK, from the coding sequence TTGGACAGATTTGAGGACTTTATGCACAAAGTGGCATCTTACTTTGAGGGAGGACATCACCTTTCACCACAGGATGTAAGAAATTTAGCTGTTGGATACAAAAACGAGACAGAGAAATCTGAAGAAAAAATCGTTGGAAATTATGAGACTATCCTATTTACCCACAGAAAAAAACCTATAATGGCAAAAACCCCTTCGCAGAAGATTTATATAGAAACTATAAAGAAAAATGACATAACATTTGGTGTTGGTCCAGCAGGAACAGGAAAAACCTATCTTGCTATGGCAATGGCTGTATCTTATCTGAAACAGCAGAAGGTAAACAGAATAATACTTACAAGACCTGCCGTGGAAGCAGGGGAAAAATTAGGATTTTTGCCGGGAACACTGACAGAAAAGGTTGACCCATATCTCAGACCCCTATACGATGCCCTTTACGAGATGGTTGACCCTGAAAAAATAAAAGATATGCTTGAGAAAAACATTATAGAGATAGCTCCCCTTGCATTTATGAGGGGAAGAACCCTGAATGATGCCTTTATAATCCTTGACGAAGCCCAGAACACAACAAAAGAACAGATGAAGATGTTTCTTACAAGGATAGGGTTTGGTTCAAAGGCTGTTATAACAGGAGATATCACGCAGATAGACCTGCCTAAAGTATCCCAGTCTGGACTGATAGAGGCACTGAAGGTTTTGGAAGGGGTAAAAGGGATAGGAATATGCAGATTTTCAGAAAAAGATGTGGTAAGACACCCTGTAGTACAGAGGATTATCACAGCATACGACAGATACGAGAGGGAGAATGAACAAAATTCTGATAAGTAA
- the ybeY gene encoding rRNA maturation RNase YbeY, producing MNKILISKDVYDRQITKKFIKETASKILKELKLDGVELSITLTDNQTIKELNRNWRKKDRPTDVLSFPIDEKPPGYRYRVLGDVVISLPYAKKQAEEIGIPYKDEVVRLLIHGILHLLGYDHETCPAEAKKMFSLQDRIFEKITSSRTQQEVS from the coding sequence ATGAACAAAATTCTGATAAGTAAGGATGTTTATGACAGACAGATAACAAAAAAGTTTATAAAAGAAACTGCCTCTAAAATACTGAAAGAGCTCAAGTTAGATGGTGTTGAGCTGAGTATAACACTAACGGACAACCAGACCATAAAAGAGTTAAACAGGAATTGGAGAAAAAAAGACAGACCTACTGATGTTCTGTCTTTTCCTATTGACGAGAAACCTCCCGGATACAGATACAGAGTGTTAGGAGATGTTGTTATATCTCTACCCTATGCAAAAAAACAGGCAGAGGAGATAGGCATTCCTTACAAAGATGAGGTCGTCAGACTGCTTATCCATGGGATTTTACATCTTTTAGGATACGACCATGAGACCTGTCCTGCAGAGGCTAAAAAGATGTTTTCTTTGCAGGACAGGATTTTTGAGAAAATCACTTCCAGCCGTACTCAACAGGAAGTTTCTTAG
- a CDS encoding rhodanese-like domain-containing protein, translating into MKRLIFLSVLIFFSYKAVAFTDVSAEEFKKLMKGSNVIILDVRTPEEYEKDGHIKGANLIPVQLFRYIYLPGLRDKTVLVYCRSGNRSVSASRILEQMGIKKVYNLKGGILEWKSKKLPVEYGWK; encoded by the coding sequence ATGAAAAGGCTGATATTTCTGTCTGTTTTAATATTTTTCTCTTATAAGGCAGTGGCATTTACAGATGTTTCTGCTGAAGAGTTTAAGAAACTGATGAAAGGAAGTAATGTAATAATTCTTGACGTCAGAACCCCTGAAGAGTATGAGAAGGACGGGCATATAAAGGGGGCAAACCTTATTCCTGTTCAGCTTTTTAGGTACATATATCTGCCCGGTTTGAGAGATAAGACTGTTCTTGTTTACTGCAGAAGTGGAAACAGAAGTGTAAGTGCCAGCAGAATCTTAGAGCAGATGGGTATAAAGAAGGTTTACAACCTGAAAGGTGGCATATTAGAGTGGAAATCTAAGAAACTTCCTGTTGAGTACGGCTGGAAGTGA
- a CDS encoding ankyrin repeat domain-containing protein: MKNIRLLKKLITAIMEGDYDEIYRLVDLLGVDLNRSYEYEGTPLHVAVKEGDTELVKYLLEKGADPNGKGAFGETPLHIAVDRGYADIVKLLLDNGADPNAQSNEGNTPLHLSVIASSADIAYELMKKGASVDIKNSFGKTPLDVARELSDEKMIKMLS; encoded by the coding sequence ATGAAAAATATCCGGCTGCTGAAAAAACTCATCACTGCAATAATGGAGGGAGATTACGACGAGATATACAGACTTGTAGATTTATTGGGGGTAGACCTTAACAGGTCCTACGAGTATGAGGGAACTCCTCTGCATGTTGCAGTAAAGGAAGGAGATACAGAGCTTGTTAAATATCTTTTGGAAAAAGGAGCAGACCCTAATGGAAAAGGAGCCTTTGGAGAAACACCTCTACACATTGCTGTTGATAGGGGATATGCAGACATAGTAAAGCTTCTCCTTGATAATGGTGCAGACCCTAATGCACAGAGTAATGAAGGCAATACACCTTTACACCTTTCTGTTATAGCAAGCTCTGCAGATATAGCTTATGAGCTGATGAAAAAAGGGGCATCTGTTGATATAAAAAACAGCTTTGGTAAAACACCTTTAGATGTGGCAAGAGAATTAAGTGACGAGAAGATGATAAAAATGCTGTCTTAG
- a CDS encoding TlpA disulfide reductase family protein, which translates to MKKILIALFLIFSQSFAFDSSVVGKEFLDFTSRDETGKEVKASQVIDHKPAVVVFFAIGDQPGTFKFMPQMNSLYEKYKDRVVFMAVLLSRSNPEEVKELKKMLPLKLPVYLGYRDAIINYQIQKVDVPLIIFVDRAGLITHIVARPESTEEEIYPPEKVAKEKTIERRIYQSIGIIEKYIREMIGE; encoded by the coding sequence ATGAAAAAAATACTTATAGCACTGTTTTTGATTTTTTCTCAGAGCTTTGCCTTTGACAGCTCAGTAGTGGGTAAGGAGTTTTTGGATTTTACGTCAAGGGATGAGACAGGAAAAGAAGTTAAAGCATCTCAGGTGATAGACCATAAACCTGCTGTTGTTGTATTTTTTGCCATTGGAGACCAGCCGGGAACATTTAAGTTTATGCCTCAGATGAACAGCCTCTATGAGAAGTATAAAGACAGAGTGGTTTTTATGGCCGTTTTACTCAGCAGGTCAAATCCTGAAGAAGTGAAAGAACTGAAGAAGATGCTTCCACTGAAACTTCCTGTTTATTTAGGTTATAGGGACGCAATAATAAACTACCAGATACAGAAAGTGGATGTTCCCCTGATAATATTTGTGGACAGGGCAGGTCTTATAACCCATATAGTCGCAAGGCCTGAATCAACAGAAGAAGAGATATATCCTCCAGAAAAAGTGGCAAAAGAAAAAACCATTGAAAGAAGGATTTACCAGAGCATCGGCATTATAGAGAAGTACATCAGAGAGATGATAGGAGAGTAA
- the mtaB gene encoding tRNA (N(6)-L-threonylcarbamoyladenosine(37)-C(2))-methylthiotransferase MtaB: MKKLKVAFSTLGCRMNHFETSAMEEQFENRGYTLSDFSDVADIYIVNTCTVTNDADRTSRKTLRQAKRKNPDAVVVATGCYAQVSPEQLSQMEEVDLVIGNSHKTAVLEIVEQYINEKREDKVFLDNIFRKSQFETFFISTFYEGARPILKVQEGCNSFCSFCIIPFARGKVRSAPISQIVQQVKVLVDRGFKEIVLTGTQLSQFGYDHREGYLYDLLKELIKIKGLYRIRLSSMGINEIDDRLLGLITSEEKIAPHFHLSLQSGDDNVLKDMKRDYTTFQYEKVVTEIIKRRPETAIGTDIITGFPTEDEKAFENSRRFVESIPFAYMHVFTYSKREGTSATKFGDPVHPQEKKRRTYIMREISKKKSLNFRKRYLGKELEALIIGEKGGEKIGLTGNYIHIKFSSEKPVNSITTVKLTGIGEEREENTGKEIAG; encoded by the coding sequence ATGAAAAAGTTAAAGGTTGCATTTTCCACTTTAGGATGTCGGATGAACCATTTTGAGACCTCTGCTATGGAGGAGCAGTTTGAAAACAGAGGTTATACTCTGTCTGATTTTTCTGATGTTGCAGACATTTATATTGTGAATACATGTACAGTAACAAATGATGCAGACAGAACCTCAAGGAAAACATTGAGACAGGCAAAAAGGAAAAATCCTGATGCGGTTGTCGTGGCAACAGGATGTTATGCTCAGGTCTCCCCTGAGCAGCTTTCTCAGATGGAAGAGGTTGACCTTGTTATTGGAAACTCCCACAAAACGGCAGTTTTGGAGATTGTTGAGCAGTACATTAATGAAAAAAGAGAAGATAAAGTATTTTTAGACAACATATTCAGAAAATCCCAGTTTGAGACATTCTTTATCAGCACTTTTTACGAAGGAGCAAGACCTATACTGAAGGTTCAGGAAGGGTGCAACAGCTTCTGCTCATTCTGTATTATCCCCTTTGCCAGAGGAAAAGTAAGAAGTGCACCGATTAGTCAGATTGTCCAGCAGGTAAAAGTATTGGTGGACAGAGGATTTAAGGAGATTGTTCTGACCGGAACTCAGCTTTCCCAGTTTGGTTACGACCACAGGGAAGGATACCTTTATGACCTGCTTAAGGAGCTGATAAAGATAAAGGGGCTTTACAGGATAAGGCTCTCTTCAATGGGAATAAATGAGATAGATGACAGGCTCCTTGGTCTGATAACTTCAGAGGAAAAGATAGCTCCCCATTTTCATCTTTCTCTCCAGTCTGGAGATGATAATGTTCTGAAAGATATGAAGAGAGATTATACAACATTCCAGTATGAAAAAGTTGTTACAGAAATAATAAAAAGAAGACCAGAAACAGCCATAGGAACAGACATAATAACAGGATTTCCAACAGAAGATGAGAAGGCTTTTGAAAACAGCAGAAGATTTGTTGAAAGTATCCCTTTTGCTTATATGCATGTGTTTACTTACTCTAAAAGGGAAGGAACATCAGCGACAAAATTTGGAGACCCTGTCCATCCTCAGGAGAAAAAGAGAAGAACCTATATAATGAGAGAGATATCCAAGAAAAAGAGCCTGAATTTCAGGAAAAGATACTTAGGTAAAGAGTTAGAGGCTTTGATAATAGGTGAGAAAGGAGGAGAAAAAATAGGACTTACAGGAAATTACATACATATAAAGTTTAGCTCTGAAAAGCCTGTTAACAGTATAACAACAGTAAAGCTGACAGGGATTGGTGAGGAAAGGGAGGAAAATACAGGAAAGGAGATAGCAGGATGA